The nucleotide window CGCGACGGACGGATCGACGGCGTGCACGCGCCCGTGCGCGTCGGCCAGCGCGAGCGCCGGTGCGTGCATCGCGACCGCATCGTTGCTGTACAGCGAGACGACCAGCGAGCCCCGCGCACGACGGGCGAGCGCGATGGCGTCGTCGAGGTCGCGGTAACCGACGAGTGTGGCGACCGGCCCGAACACTTCCGTGTCGTGGATGCGCACGCCGCTCGCGCCGTCGCGCAGCCCAAGCAGCACCGGCGCGACGCAAGCGCTTTGCGGGCCGGCATCGACGAAGGCGGCATCACGATTACCGTCGTACAGCGTCTCGGCTTCCGCTTGCAGGTGGGCGATGCCCTCGAGCACGGCGCGCTTTTGCGCGAGGCTCACGAGCGCGCCCATCTTCACCGTCTCGTTGCGCGGGTTGCCAACGACGGTCCTCGCCAGACGCTCGGTGATCGCCGCCGCGGCGGCGTCGAAATGTTCGGCAGGGACCAGCGCACGGCGAATGGCCGTGCACTTCTGTCCCGACTTGACGGTCATTTCGCGCGCCACTTCACGCACGAACTGGTCGAATGCGGGCGTGCCGGGCAAGGCGTCGGGCAGCAGGATCGCGCTGTTCAGGCTGTCGGCTTCCACGTTGATGCGCGCGGAGCGTTGCGTGAACGCCGGGTGGGCACGCAGCGTGGCGGCGGTGTCGGCCGAGCCGGTAAACGAGACGATGTCGAACGGGCCGATCCGGTCGAGCAGACCGGCGGCGCTGCCGCAAATCACCGACAGGCTGCCCGGCGGCAGGATGCCCGCCGCAACGACATCGGCCACCATGCGCTGCGTGAGCCAGGCGGTCGATGTCGCCGGTTTGACGATCACCGGCACGCCCGAGAGCAAGGCGGCGGCGGCCTTCTCCCACAACCCCCAGGCCGGGAAGTTGAAGGCGTTGATGAAGAGCGCGACGCCCGGCGTCGGACGAAACACGTGACGCACCGCGAACGACGCGTCTTTCGCGAGCGGCACGGCGGCACCGTCGAGCAGCGTGTGTGCGTCGCCGAGCGTCGCGCCGAGCTTCGCAAACGTCGACAGCGTGTAGATGGCGCCGTCGATGTCCACGGCGGAATCGGTGGCGACCGTGCCGGCATTGGCGGTGGCAATGGCGTAGTAGTCGTCGCGATTCGCCTGCAGCGTGGCGACGATCTGTGACAGACGCGCGGCGCGCTCGCCATACGACAGCGCGCGCAGGGCCGGGCCGGCGGTATCGCGCGCATACGAGAAGGCGGCGTCGAGATCGAGCCCGGCGCTCGAGACGAAGGCGAGCGTGTCGCCGGTCACGGGGTCGGTGAGCGCGGTGCGTTCGCCGCTGCCGGCCACCCATTGACCGGCAACGTAGTTTTCCAACAAGGCAGGGGTACGCATGTCCATGAACCGATAAGCAAACAGGGAAGCAGGCGGCAGGCGCCTGCGCGCGACGCTCAGGCGCCGCGCGTGAATTCGATGGCGCCCTCGGGCAGCAGATAGAGCACGAGCGCCCGACCGTGGGCGACCGTCGGACGGTGCGCCGTGCCGGGGCCGTACACGCACCAGCCTGCGGGATGACCGTCGAAGGTCGCGCCCGCCGTGAGCGGCATGATCAGATCGATTTCGCCATTCGGGTGCACGTGATGCGGACCGGCCAGATCCGCCATGTCGACAACGTCGACGGAAAAGCCGTGCGTGTCGGGCGAAGGTTTGATGACGCGTCCGTAGCGAATGCCGCCGCCTTCGCGGTTGCACAGCCAGCCTTCGGCGACACCGGTGCGGCAGGCGTCGGCGAGCGCTTCATACCCGGGGGAGCCTGCACCGTAGTGCGTGTTGAGCCAGTCGGCGAGGCCGGCGTCGAGCGGGCGTTGGTCGATTTGCCGGGTGAGCGCGGCAATCAGCGCCTGAAATTGAGGCACATCCATCCATGTCTCCTGGGGACGTTCGCAGGCGCTACACCGGTCGCGGCGGCAGCAGAGGTCCGGCAAAGGCCGGCCGGCATCGTCTCGACAATGCCCTGTCGTTCGCGCGCATGGCGGTCCGCGCACTGTCTGTTGGTATGACGTCGATCAATGGCGGTGCGCAGAGGTCTGGCCCGTGTTTGCTTTTTTACCGACGCATGGTGAAAATTAGAGCATGCAAATTTCGCTGTCAAGCAATATATTACATGTTATCTGCTTCGAGGATCTCCCCCGATGAATAAGAGTGCGCAAGCCGATGGGGTGCCGACGGCACGTGGCGCCGGTGAGAAGGACCCGTTCCTGGTCGCGCTGGGCGAGCGGGTACGCACGCTGCGTGCCCGCCGTGGCCTCACACGCAAGGCGCTGGCGCTCGACGCCGGCGTCTCCGAGCGCCATGTGGCCAATCTGGAGTCGGGGGTCGGCAATGCGTCGGTGCTGTTCCTGCGTCAGTTGGCACAGGCACTAAATTGCACATTGGCGGAAATCGTGGGCGACGAAACGACGTCGTCGGCCGAGTGGCTGCTCATTCGCGAAATCCTCCATGGACGCGACGGCGAGGCGCTCACGCGCGCGCGCCAGGCACTCACCGAACTGTTCGCGGGCAGCGAGCGCGACCCGGACCGGCGCGGGCGCATCGCGCTCATCGGGCTGCGTGGCGCGGGCAAGTCCACGCTCGGTCGCATGCTCGCCGACGACATGCACGTGCCGTTCGTCGAACTCAACCGCGTGATCGAGCAACTGGCCGGTTGCCCGCCCTCGGAGATTTACTCGCTGTATGGCGCCTCGGCCTACCGTCGATACGAGTTGCGCGCGCTCGAGGCGGTCGTCGCCGAGCACCCGCGCGCGGTGATCGCCTCGCCGGGCGGCATCGTGAGCGATGCCGCGACGTTCAATTTCCTGCTCACCCATTGCTATACGGTATGGTTGCAGGCCTCGCCCGAAGAGCATATGAAGCGGGTGGTGGCGCAGGGTGACCTGCGCCCGATGTCGGGCAATGCCGAAGCCATGGACGATCTCAAGCGCATTCTGGCCGGCCGACAGGACTTCTATGCCAAGGCCGACATGAGCTTCGACACCGGCGGGCGCGCC belongs to Pandoraea pnomenusa and includes:
- a CDS encoding 3,4-dehydroadipyl-CoA semialdehyde dehydrogenase, which encodes MDMRTPALLENYVAGQWVAGSGERTALTDPVTGDTLAFVSSAGLDLDAAFSYARDTAGPALRALSYGERAARLSQIVATLQANRDDYYAIATANAGTVATDSAVDIDGAIYTLSTFAKLGATLGDAHTLLDGAAVPLAKDASFAVRHVFRPTPGVALFINAFNFPAWGLWEKAAAALLSGVPVIVKPATSTAWLTQRMVADVVAAGILPPGSLSVICGSAAGLLDRIGPFDIVSFTGSADTAATLRAHPAFTQRSARINVEADSLNSAILLPDALPGTPAFDQFVREVAREMTVKSGQKCTAIRRALVPAEHFDAAAAAITERLARTVVGNPRNETVKMGALVSLAQKRAVLEGIAHLQAEAETLYDGNRDAAFVDAGPQSACVAPVLLGLRDGASGVRIHDTEVFGPVATLVGYRDLDDAIALARRARGSLVVSLYSNDAVAMHAPALALADAHGRVHAVDPSVAKSQTGHGNVMPQSLHGGPGRAGGGEELGGLRALRFYHVRSAVQGPAALIEALTQDAVEFPNG
- a CDS encoding helix-turn-helix transcriptional regulator — encoded protein: MNKSAQADGVPTARGAGEKDPFLVALGERVRTLRARRGLTRKALALDAGVSERHVANLESGVGNASVLFLRQLAQALNCTLAEIVGDETTSSAEWLLIREILHGRDGEALTRARQALTELFAGSERDPDRRGRIALIGLRGAGKSTLGRMLADDMHVPFVELNRVIEQLAGCPPSEIYSLYGASAYRRYELRALEAVVAEHPRAVIASPGGIVSDAATFNFLLTHCYTVWLQASPEEHMKRVVAQGDLRPMSGNAEAMDDLKRILAGRQDFYAKADMSFDTGGRALADAYLQLRGRLAVQLSSD
- a CDS encoding DUF4863 family protein, translated to MDVPQFQALIAALTRQIDQRPLDAGLADWLNTHYGAGSPGYEALADACRTGVAEGWLCNREGGGIRYGRVIKPSPDTHGFSVDVVDMADLAGPHHVHPNGEIDLIMPLTAGATFDGHPAGWCVYGPGTAHRPTVAHGRALVLYLLPEGAIEFTRGA